Proteins encoded by one window of Tunturibacter psychrotolerans:
- the rpsI gene encoding 30S ribosomal protein S9: MADLIQYYGTGRRKSSIARVFLRPGSGKFTVNKKECDVYFVTAQQRAAAKRSLGIADIGETFDVITTVKGGGVMGQADAVKLGIARALMEFNPELRKALKAEGLVTRDSRGKERKKYGQKGARARFQFSKR, from the coding sequence ATGGCAGATCTGATTCAGTACTACGGAACCGGCCGTCGCAAGTCCTCGATCGCACGCGTCTTCCTGCGTCCAGGCAGCGGCAAATTCACCGTCAACAAAAAAGAGTGTGATGTCTACTTCGTCACCGCTCAACAGCGCGCAGCCGCCAAGCGCTCGCTCGGCATCGCCGACATCGGCGAGACCTTCGACGTCATCACCACCGTAAAGGGTGGCGGCGTCATGGGCCAGGCCGACGCAGTCAAGCTCGGCATTGCACGCGCCCTCATGGAATTCAACCCCGAGCTCCGCAAGGCGCTCAAGGCAGAAGGCCTCGTTACCCGCGACTCGCGCGGTAAAGAGCGCAAGAAGTACGGTCAGAAGGGCGCTCGCGCTCGCTTCCAGTTCAGCAAGCGCTAA
- a CDS encoding beta-class carbonic anhydrase yields MSKILTEVLSANESYASSFGAKANLALPPARGFAILTCMDARLDPAKYAGLAEGDAHVIRNAGGRASDDAIRSLVISYKLLGTKEFFVIHHTDCGMQFFTNDVIRGLLANSLETAALTPEGFKDVGKGPGSTAAEFIEFLTIKDQAESVLADVTRIRTSPLVPKSIPVYGYIYDVKSGKLIEVPPATAAGRAAA; encoded by the coding sequence ATGAGCAAAATTCTCACCGAAGTACTCTCCGCCAACGAATCCTACGCCTCGAGCTTCGGTGCCAAAGCCAACCTAGCCCTCCCGCCTGCCCGCGGCTTTGCCATCCTCACCTGTATGGACGCCCGCCTCGACCCCGCCAAATACGCAGGCCTCGCCGAAGGAGACGCCCACGTCATCCGCAACGCCGGCGGCCGCGCCTCCGACGACGCCATCCGTTCCCTGGTCATCAGCTACAAACTTCTGGGCACGAAAGAGTTCTTCGTCATCCACCACACCGACTGCGGCATGCAGTTCTTCACCAACGATGTCATCCGCGGCCTCCTCGCCAACAGCCTCGAAACCGCAGCCCTCACTCCCGAAGGCTTCAAAGACGTGGGCAAAGGCCCAGGCTCCACCGCAGCAGAGTTCATCGAATTCCTCACCATCAAAGATCAGGCCGAATCAGTGCTCGCCGACGTAACCCGCATCCGCACCAGCCCGCTCGTCCCGAAATCTATCCCCGTCTATGGCTATATCTACGACGTAAAATCCGGCAAGCTCATCGAAGTCCCACCCGCCACAGCCGCAGGCCGTGCAGCAGCCTAA
- the pyrH gene encoding UMP kinase, producing MYKRVLLKISGEALAAGKGFGIDAVFIHKIAAEIAAVHALGCEIGIVVGGGNFFRGVAQQAIDMDRVAADHMGMLSTVINAIALQDAIEKLGLFCRVMSAIEMHEVAEPYIRRRAMRHLEKNRIVIFAAGTGNPFFSTDTAASLRAMEIKADILLKATSVDGIYTADPKVDDKATKFDQITYSEMLRLNLRVMDTTAVSLCRDNNMPMMVFSMREPGNIVRVVSGEKIGSLVTA from the coding sequence ATGTACAAAAGAGTCCTTCTCAAGATCTCAGGCGAAGCTCTGGCCGCAGGTAAAGGTTTTGGCATTGACGCCGTCTTCATCCACAAAATCGCCGCCGAAATCGCCGCAGTTCACGCCCTTGGCTGCGAGATCGGCATCGTCGTTGGTGGAGGCAACTTCTTCCGTGGCGTCGCCCAGCAGGCCATCGACATGGACCGTGTCGCCGCCGACCACATGGGCATGCTCTCCACCGTCATCAACGCCATCGCCCTCCAGGACGCCATCGAGAAGCTAGGCCTCTTCTGCCGCGTTATGTCCGCCATCGAGATGCACGAGGTCGCCGAGCCCTACATCCGGCGCCGCGCCATGCGCCACCTCGAGAAGAACCGCATCGTCATCTTTGCAGCCGGCACCGGCAACCCGTTCTTCTCCACCGATACCGCCGCCAGCCTCCGCGCTATGGAGATCAAAGCCGACATCCTCCTCAAGGCCACCTCCGTCGACGGCATCTACACCGCCGACCCGAAGGTCGACGACAAAGCCACAAAATTCGATCAGATCACGTACAGCGAGATGCTTCGCCTGAACCTCCGTGTCATGGACACCACTGCAGTATCCCTCTGCCGTGACAACAACATGCCCATGATGGTCTTCAGCATGCGCGAACCCGGCAACATCGTACGCGTCGTCAGCGGCGAGAAGATCGGCTCTCTAGTTACAGCCTGA
- a CDS encoding translation elongation factor Ts, translating to MTETAVKIDAKLVKELREKSGAPMGDCLKALQEAKGDMEDAFVVLRKRGMASAAKKASRTTNEGAVGTYIHAGGKIGVLIELNCESDFVARTDDFQELLRDVAMHIAAVDPRFVSREDVTEADLEREKDVYRAQAAASGKPANIIEKMLEGKLAKFYEEFCLLDQPFIKEASQTIGQLIASKVAKLGENISVRRFARFKVGAPDWTVAQAKAATTEEAAS from the coding sequence ATGACTGAAACCGCCGTAAAGATCGACGCAAAACTCGTCAAAGAACTCCGTGAAAAGTCCGGCGCCCCCATGGGCGACTGTCTCAAGGCCCTCCAGGAAGCCAAAGGCGACATGGAAGATGCTTTCGTCGTCCTCCGCAAGCGCGGAATGGCCTCGGCCGCCAAGAAGGCAAGCCGCACCACCAACGAAGGTGCAGTCGGCACCTACATCCACGCTGGCGGAAAGATCGGCGTCCTCATCGAGCTCAACTGCGAGTCCGACTTCGTAGCCCGAACCGACGACTTCCAGGAGCTCCTCCGCGACGTCGCCATGCACATCGCTGCCGTTGACCCGCGCTTCGTCAGCCGCGAGGATGTCACCGAAGCCGACCTCGAGCGCGAGAAAGACGTCTACCGCGCCCAGGCCGCTGCTTCCGGCAAGCCCGCCAACATCATCGAGAAGATGCTCGAAGGCAAGCTCGCCAAGTTCTATGAAGAGTTCTGCCTCCTCGACCAACCCTTCATCAAGGAAGCCTCGCAGACCATCGGCCAGCTCATCGCCTCCAAGGTCGCAAAGCTCGGCGAGAACATCAGCGTCCGTCGCTTCGCCCGCTTCAAGGTAGGCGCACCCGACTGGACCGTAGCCCAGGCCAAAGCAGCCACCACCGAAGAAGCCGCGTCCTAA
- the rplM gene encoding 50S ribosomal protein L13, translating to MPTTIPSGKDIKRKWYVLDASGKTLGRLATQAASVLAGKTNPLYTPYIDMGDHVVIINAEKIVLTGLKSDQKLYRRYTGFPGGLREESFIKLLARRPEAIVEQAVKGMLPKSKLGRQMATKLKVYKGAQHPHLAQQPVAMDFHASNAPKVLTSKVMVPAHPAHSLEG from the coding sequence ATGCCTACCACCATTCCGAGTGGCAAAGACATTAAGCGCAAATGGTACGTGCTCGATGCGAGCGGTAAGACCCTCGGTCGCCTCGCCACACAGGCCGCCTCCGTCCTCGCCGGCAAGACTAACCCGCTCTACACCCCCTACATCGATATGGGCGATCACGTCGTGATCATCAACGCCGAAAAGATCGTGCTCACCGGCCTCAAGTCTGACCAGAAGCTCTATCGCCGCTACACCGGCTTCCCCGGTGGTCTTCGCGAAGAGTCCTTCATCAAGCTTCTCGCCCGTCGCCCCGAAGCCATCGTTGAGCAGGCCGTCAAGGGCATGCTTCCCAAGTCCAAGCTCGGCCGCCAGATGGCCACCAAGCTCAAGGTCTACAAGGGAGCCCAGCATCCCCACCTCGCCCAGCAGCCCGTTGCCATGGACTTTCATGCCTCCAACGCGCCCAAGGTTCTCACCTCCAAGGTCATGGTGCCGGCGCATCCGGCGCACTCCCTCGAAGGCTAA
- the rpsB gene encoding 30S ribosomal protein S2 translates to MANITMKELLEAGVHFGHQTKRWNPKMKEYIFGERNGIYIIDLQKTLKMFKEASKFVTDLTATGKLILFVGTKRQAQDAIAEEATRAGMPYINSRWLGGLLTNWVTVQKSVKRLTELDDMSTDGRYELLTKKEVIKLERERKHLTTNLAGIKTMKRLPDAIFVVDSNNEAIAVAEARKLGIPVVAVVDTNCDPTVVDYVIPGNDDALRAIRLFTTKIADSAYEGVQMVSEKAFATESADVQPLAVSPEYIGEDGEIEPGEIHAAAEPVVEAAPEEDETVDLAAVLGGNIRKAPSAASEPEAENESISAQAAV, encoded by the coding sequence TTGGCAAACATCACTATGAAAGAACTGCTCGAAGCTGGCGTTCACTTCGGGCATCAGACCAAGCGCTGGAATCCCAAGATGAAGGAATATATCTTCGGCGAGCGCAACGGCATTTACATCATCGACCTCCAGAAGACCCTCAAGATGTTCAAAGAGGCTTCCAAGTTCGTCACCGATCTCACCGCCACCGGCAAGCTCATCCTCTTCGTCGGCACCAAGCGCCAGGCACAGGACGCGATCGCCGAAGAAGCCACCCGCGCCGGCATGCCCTACATCAACAGCCGCTGGCTCGGTGGTCTTCTCACCAACTGGGTCACCGTGCAGAAGTCGGTCAAGCGCCTCACCGAGCTCGATGACATGTCGACCGACGGCCGCTACGAGCTCCTCACCAAGAAGGAAGTCATCAAGCTCGAGCGCGAGCGCAAGCACCTCACCACCAATCTCGCCGGTATCAAGACCATGAAGCGCCTTCCCGACGCCATCTTCGTCGTTGACTCCAACAACGAAGCCATCGCCGTCGCCGAAGCCCGCAAACTTGGCATCCCGGTCGTCGCCGTCGTCGACACCAACTGCGACCCCACCGTCGTCGACTACGTCATCCCCGGCAACGACGACGCCCTCCGCGCCATCCGCCTCTTCACCACGAAGATCGCCGATTCCGCCTACGAAGGCGTCCAGATGGTCTCCGAGAAGGCATTCGCCACCGAGTCCGCTGACGTTCAGCCCCTCGCAGTCTCCCCCGAGTACATCGGCGAAGATGGCGAGATCGAGCCCGGCGAGATCCATGCTGCTGCCGAGCCCGTTGTCGAAGCTGCTCCCGAAGAAGACGAAACCGTCGATCTCGCCGCAGTCCTCGGCGGAAACATCCGCAAGGCGCCCTCAGCCGCCAGCGAGCCCGAAGCAGAGAACGAGTCCATCTCCGCCCAGGCCGCCGTCTAA
- a CDS encoding lactonase family protein, producing the protein MKWNKMGRGTVASILSFALVSVTACSRDYTLAYVYVTTAKPLTSSSPNGGINAYAVDFQIGSLTPLADSPIPAGRNPVTLVASPNGLNLYVVNHDDSTIGEYAIGTDGKIYLQNTYNVTGSNATSIGMDAAGAFLYVTFQYQLGPQGQQLYSTASPGPGGVTIFPINKDGSLGTAVANTTIGTTTSRNYVPVGNTPFGIVVSRPRCEPSASYNAGNPTCTLTDGSGSGLQTVFVYVIDQETPTTPKAALLGFSQNMSTGVLTPTNGTTITTDATGKTVATGFGAGTTPSAIAEDPSSRFVYVTDQAQNVLFGNTTNADGSLTPMVNNQFPTGIFPVGVTVDPRGKFLYVANFSSGTVGAYTIDQNSGNPTGAIGSASTATGTGPTCVTIEPALGIYLYTSNNLEGDVSAMQLAPQNGTLKQVQNTPFPSGALPTCAVAVANGSHPTQIIVE; encoded by the coding sequence ATGAAGTGGAATAAGATGGGCCGCGGGACAGTGGCCTCGATTTTGTCTTTTGCGTTAGTGAGCGTTACGGCATGCAGCCGTGATTACACGCTGGCGTATGTATACGTGACGACTGCAAAACCGTTGACGAGCTCTTCTCCGAACGGTGGGATCAATGCGTACGCTGTGGACTTCCAGATCGGCTCGTTGACACCACTGGCGGATTCACCGATACCGGCCGGCAGAAATCCCGTGACCCTTGTGGCTTCGCCGAATGGGTTGAATCTCTATGTCGTCAATCACGACGACTCGACGATCGGTGAGTATGCGATTGGGACCGATGGAAAGATTTACCTGCAGAACACCTACAACGTGACGGGCAGCAACGCTACCTCGATTGGAATGGATGCGGCGGGAGCATTTCTTTACGTCACATTCCAGTATCAGTTAGGTCCACAAGGACAGCAGCTTTACTCGACCGCGTCGCCTGGGCCCGGTGGGGTGACGATCTTCCCGATCAATAAGGACGGTTCGCTGGGAACGGCCGTTGCAAATACGACGATTGGGACGACGACCTCTCGGAATTACGTTCCGGTCGGCAATACTCCGTTTGGGATTGTGGTCAGCCGTCCTCGTTGTGAGCCATCGGCTTCTTACAATGCGGGCAATCCAACTTGCACGTTGACGGACGGTTCAGGCTCGGGCCTCCAGACCGTATTCGTGTACGTTATCGATCAAGAGACTCCGACGACACCGAAGGCTGCGTTGCTCGGGTTCTCCCAGAACATGTCGACTGGTGTGTTGACTCCTACGAACGGCACAACGATCACGACCGATGCTACGGGCAAGACAGTGGCGACTGGTTTTGGTGCGGGGACCACGCCGAGTGCCATTGCCGAAGATCCCTCATCCCGGTTCGTGTATGTCACGGATCAGGCTCAAAACGTGCTGTTTGGAAATACAACCAATGCGGATGGCTCGTTGACGCCGATGGTAAACAACCAGTTTCCGACAGGCATATTCCCAGTCGGAGTAACGGTCGATCCGCGGGGCAAGTTCCTGTATGTTGCGAACTTCTCGTCGGGCACAGTTGGCGCGTATACGATCGACCAAAACTCAGGGAATCCGACTGGGGCAATTGGATCTGCTTCGACGGCTACTGGGACAGGTCCCACGTGTGTGACGATCGAACCGGCTTTGGGCATTTATCTCTATACATCGAATAACCTGGAGGGCGACGTCTCGGCGATGCAACTGGCTCCTCAGAATGGAACATTGAAGCAGGTGCAGAATACGCCGTTCCCTTCGGGCGCACTGCCTACCTGTGCGGTGGCTGTAGCGAATGGTTCTCATCCGACACAGATCATCGTTGAGTAG
- a CDS encoding acyltransferase family protein, whose translation MTGTELRNPDRQADRRFHELDSLRGIAALTVVLHHFSRILPDKVFHLLIRTPLRLLVAGHQAVILFFLLSGFVLTLPYKKKNRLDYGPFLLKRVCRIYLPYLGALALAVLCDLSFPSHLLSTDYWLNLTWSEPVTARLVLQHITFLGNYDWAQLNTAFWSLVYEMRISLFFPFLAIAVLGFRTVWLALFAVALSLCAFPLATLSSSTLHLASPGAALDTTLTLHYAAFFLIGSIMAKHLAAINRWYSRLTPTSVTCIVLASLCVYCFADASSIVQRFSIPQDLFDWPIAAAAVIFIVLAIDNVLFRTFLSFRATRYLGERSFSLYLVHGTILFALIHRFLGQIRLGVLLLLYLAASLLVAEIFYRLIERPAMLLGRHLTAPAKTPSQPTILVPTASGSQS comes from the coding sequence GTGACCGGGACTGAACTAAGAAATCCAGACCGTCAAGCTGATCGGCGATTCCACGAGCTTGATTCTCTTCGAGGCATCGCGGCGCTCACGGTCGTTCTTCACCACTTCTCCCGCATCCTGCCAGACAAGGTATTCCACCTTCTCATCCGCACCCCGCTGCGCCTTCTCGTCGCCGGCCATCAGGCCGTTATCCTCTTCTTTCTGCTTAGCGGATTCGTCCTCACCCTCCCTTACAAAAAGAAAAACCGCCTCGACTATGGTCCCTTTCTCCTGAAAAGGGTGTGTCGCATCTATCTGCCTTATCTCGGGGCGTTGGCACTAGCGGTACTCTGCGACCTTAGCTTCCCAAGTCATCTCCTATCCACCGACTATTGGCTCAACCTCACCTGGTCCGAACCAGTCACCGCCCGCCTCGTGCTTCAGCACATCACCTTTCTTGGCAACTACGATTGGGCCCAGCTCAACACTGCCTTCTGGTCGCTCGTCTACGAGATGAGGATCTCTCTCTTCTTTCCGTTCCTGGCCATCGCAGTCCTAGGTTTCCGTACTGTCTGGCTGGCTCTCTTTGCAGTCGCTCTTTCGCTCTGCGCCTTTCCCCTTGCCACACTCTCTTCGTCTACGCTCCACCTCGCCAGCCCCGGCGCCGCGCTCGACACGACCCTGACGCTCCACTACGCAGCCTTCTTCCTCATCGGGTCCATCATGGCGAAGCATCTCGCCGCGATCAATCGCTGGTACTCCCGTCTTACCCCAACCAGTGTCACCTGCATTGTCCTCGCCTCACTCTGTGTCTACTGCTTCGCGGACGCGAGCTCCATCGTGCAGCGATTCTCCATCCCTCAGGACTTATTCGACTGGCCCATCGCAGCAGCAGCCGTGATCTTCATCGTGCTCGCCATCGATAACGTGCTCTTCCGTACTTTTCTCAGCTTCCGCGCCACCCGTTATCTCGGCGAACGATCCTTCAGCCTCTATCTGGTTCACGGAACGATCCTCTTCGCCCTGATCCACAGGTTCCTTGGGCAAATTCGGCTGGGCGTGCTCCTTCTCCTCTACCTTGCGGCGAGCCTTCTGGTCGCGGAGATCTTCTATCGCCTCATCGAGCGCCCAGCCATGCTCCTCGGGCGCCACCTCACGGCTCCCGCCAAGACCCCATCTCAGCCCACCATCTTGGTTCCTACGGCCTCTGGTTCGCAAAGCTGA
- a CDS encoding acyltransferase family protein produces the protein MNPILLEPEIEQPQSTAPPHATVTARKPPLPALTGIRTLLAIFIILFHFTPPHLGLLYPIINNGYVFVGVFFLISGYVLTYNYADRAKTLVKREFWLARFSRLYPVYLLVLLISFRMVQDEWHARSHYEFWQGMILTPLVLQGWSPSVATFWNTVAWTLSSEVVLYAAFPWLIRLPWPKKPARLILLLLALWIIGLIPHSLYLLLNPDHIVGPVDRYSSTQLIRFLKYTPLPYVCTFLIGVTLGKLQHALTITPRRRLALSFISLALVGIFFYTLVLRTPYLLMHGGLMTPIFAALMLGLSGPHAISAVFSWRPLLLIGESSYCLYLLHFNVFQLIHTYHVPERLHLLAFDPWLSYGILILLALVTFHFVEVPARRAILSRFSRKDRTLLSSS, from the coding sequence GTGAACCCAATCCTTCTGGAACCAGAGATCGAGCAACCGCAGAGTACTGCCCCCCCACATGCGACCGTCACCGCTCGCAAACCACCTTTGCCGGCTCTCACAGGCATCCGCACCCTACTCGCCATCTTCATCATTCTCTTTCACTTCACGCCGCCGCACCTCGGTCTCCTCTACCCGATCATCAACAACGGCTACGTCTTCGTCGGCGTCTTCTTCCTCATCTCTGGCTACGTGCTCACCTACAACTACGCCGATCGCGCGAAGACTCTGGTCAAGCGCGAGTTCTGGCTGGCCCGCTTCTCCCGCCTCTACCCCGTCTATCTGCTCGTTCTCCTCATCTCCTTCCGCATGGTGCAGGACGAGTGGCACGCCCGCTCCCACTACGAGTTCTGGCAGGGAATGATCCTCACTCCTCTCGTCCTCCAGGGCTGGAGCCCCTCCGTCGCCACCTTCTGGAACACCGTTGCCTGGACCCTTTCGAGCGAAGTAGTGCTCTACGCAGCCTTCCCCTGGCTCATTCGCCTTCCGTGGCCCAAGAAGCCGGCGCGATTGATCCTTCTCCTTCTAGCGCTCTGGATCATTGGCTTGATCCCCCACTCGCTCTACCTCTTGCTCAACCCCGATCACATCGTTGGCCCAGTTGACCGTTACAGTTCCACCCAACTCATCCGATTCCTCAAGTACACCCCACTCCCCTACGTCTGCACCTTCCTCATTGGCGTCACGCTCGGCAAACTCCAACACGCCCTGACTATCACCCCACGTCGACGCCTGGCACTATCCTTCATCAGCCTGGCGCTCGTCGGAATCTTCTTCTACACCCTCGTTCTTCGCACGCCGTACCTCCTGATGCACGGCGGTCTCATGACCCCGATCTTCGCCGCACTGATGCTCGGCCTCAGTGGTCCTCATGCGATCTCGGCCGTCTTCTCATGGCGTCCACTTTTGCTGATAGGCGAAAGCAGTTATTGCCTCTACCTCCTTCACTTCAATGTCTTCCAATTGATTCACACCTATCATGTTCCGGAGCGTCTGCATCTGCTCGCTTTTGACCCATGGCTCTCTTACGGAATTCTCATCCTGCTTGCTCTGGTTACCTTCCACTTTGTCGAAGTTCCCGCTCGCCGGGCGATCCTTAGCCGATTCTCACGCAAAGACCGCACCCTTTTGTCTTCTTCCTAA
- a CDS encoding beta-propeller fold lactonase family protein has translation MALVVSVAMGLGMTACGGGTIGFMWVLGTQYNQIAGFKIDDFTGNLTAIPHSPFTSGGANPVSIVVKPGGRFIYVVNRGGGNGPAAGLPCGTAGSISEFSVGGQGVLTFQQCFQSQGTNPVWAAHDTTGNFLYVLDQQAPPPTATPANPNPPAPPNGDITVFSIDPNTGRLTLVLNQQIKDPVTGLQITYFPVGETPTMLAVAGSCVLTLNAADQTVSPYAAGTAGQLTLTTTQKFNSGAVRPTSIITGGSNIYITDAGAPNANSPGQVLPFTVGATSCSLNTITGGAVGNISPAANPVYSLVDSKNRFVYVANQSTTNTTNPNSSISAFTIQTTGQLQELNDPGNNPYTVGAGPVCMVEDPSFQYVYTSNGDGTVTGKQISTTGTLSDLRRGSTFTATGQATCLAVSGNVD, from the coding sequence ATGGCCTTGGTAGTGTCCGTAGCGATGGGTCTGGGCATGACGGCGTGCGGTGGTGGCACGATTGGGTTCATGTGGGTTCTTGGAACGCAGTACAACCAGATCGCAGGCTTCAAGATCGATGACTTCACGGGAAACCTGACAGCGATTCCTCACTCGCCGTTCACCTCTGGCGGGGCGAACCCGGTGTCGATCGTGGTGAAGCCAGGCGGCCGCTTCATTTATGTGGTCAACAGGGGCGGCGGGAACGGACCAGCCGCCGGTTTGCCATGCGGTACCGCTGGCAGCATCAGCGAGTTCAGCGTTGGCGGACAGGGTGTGCTGACCTTCCAGCAATGCTTCCAGAGCCAGGGGACCAACCCTGTGTGGGCGGCTCACGATACGACGGGGAACTTCCTGTATGTTTTGGACCAGCAGGCTCCACCACCGACCGCGACTCCGGCCAACCCCAATCCACCGGCTCCTCCGAATGGGGACATAACTGTATTCTCGATCGATCCAAATACAGGTCGGCTGACTCTGGTGTTGAACCAGCAGATCAAAGATCCGGTGACGGGTCTGCAGATTACATACTTCCCAGTTGGGGAGACGCCGACGATGTTGGCTGTAGCTGGCTCGTGCGTGCTTACGCTGAACGCAGCCGACCAGACGGTCTCACCCTACGCTGCAGGCACAGCGGGACAGTTGACGCTGACGACAACGCAGAAGTTCAACTCGGGAGCGGTTCGGCCGACGTCGATTATTACAGGCGGAAGCAACATCTATATCACCGATGCAGGCGCCCCGAACGCGAACAGCCCTGGACAAGTTCTTCCCTTTACGGTCGGCGCCACCTCGTGTTCGTTGAACACGATCACGGGCGGAGCGGTTGGGAATATCTCTCCGGCGGCGAATCCGGTTTACTCGCTGGTTGATAGCAAGAATCGGTTTGTCTATGTTGCGAATCAGTCGACGACCAATACTACGAATCCAAACAGCTCGATTTCAGCATTCACTATTCAGACGACCGGGCAGCTGCAGGAGCTGAACGATCCCGGAAACAATCCGTACACCGTGGGCGCTGGGCCAGTTTGCATGGTGGAGGACCCGTCATTTCAGTACGTCTATACGTCAAATGGAGATGGAACGGTGACTGGCAAGCAGATCTCTACGACAGGCACGCTCTCGGACCTACGTCGAGGATCTACCTTCACGGCGACCGGACAAGCGACGTGCCTCGCAGTAAGCGGAAACGTAGACTAG
- a CDS encoding MlaD family protein: protein MPSQQEVRWSQLKVGVIVLISTIVLVTLLFLMTSSSGLGIFSHKLTVTTFFANSAGLKTGAAVNLEGVTIGTVKAVTIDNAPEHKLTPVKVVMKMNEKFATNLKKDSKASLSTVGVLGDTVVDINSQFAVGPPLQDGDVLKTLETPSLTDVVKASQGTIESLNVILAKANVIVDNIQSGKGTIGQLINNPDLINKVNNTVDQLQKLTKNLNAGQGSVGKLLTDDTLYNNLNATVAKLENIADGINSGKGTAGKLIKDETLYTNLNSSLAHANSLLADADAGKGGLGLMLKDPKFRQDLSNTLAQVNTLVTGVNDGRGTLGKLVTDDAAYTNLNKLLEASTDLVKTIRSDPKKYLTIHLKIF from the coding sequence ATGCCCAGCCAGCAGGAGGTACGGTGGTCGCAGTTGAAGGTGGGCGTGATTGTACTGATTTCGACGATAGTGCTGGTGACGCTGTTGTTCCTGATGACGAGCTCGTCGGGGCTGGGAATTTTCTCGCATAAGCTGACGGTTACGACGTTCTTCGCAAACTCGGCCGGGCTGAAGACAGGGGCAGCGGTGAACCTTGAGGGCGTGACGATCGGGACGGTGAAAGCGGTAACAATTGATAATGCGCCCGAGCACAAGCTGACTCCGGTGAAGGTTGTGATGAAGATGAACGAAAAGTTCGCCACCAACCTGAAGAAAGACTCGAAGGCTTCCCTGTCGACGGTGGGAGTGCTGGGCGATACGGTGGTGGATATCAACAGCCAGTTCGCCGTCGGGCCGCCATTGCAGGACGGAGATGTATTGAAGACGCTGGAGACGCCCAGTTTGACCGATGTGGTGAAGGCGAGCCAGGGGACGATAGAGAGCCTAAACGTGATTCTGGCGAAGGCGAATGTCATCGTCGACAACATTCAGTCTGGGAAGGGCACCATTGGGCAGCTGATCAATAATCCTGATCTGATTAACAAGGTGAATAATACTGTCGATCAACTGCAGAAGCTTACGAAGAATTTGAATGCTGGGCAAGGGTCGGTCGGCAAGTTGTTGACTGACGACACGCTTTACAACAACCTAAATGCGACAGTTGCCAAGCTGGAGAATATTGCCGATGGCATCAATAGTGGCAAGGGGACCGCAGGTAAGCTCATCAAGGACGAGACCCTTTACACAAATCTGAACTCAAGCTTGGCTCATGCAAACTCCTTGCTGGCTGACGCCGACGCGGGCAAGGGGGGGCTGGGTTTGATGTTGAAGGATCCTAAGTTTCGCCAGGATCTGAGCAACACCCTGGCTCAGGTGAATACGTTGGTGACTGGCGTCAATGATGGTCGTGGCACTCTCGGTAAGCTGGTGACCGACGACGCTGCTTACACGAACCTGAATAAGTTGCTCGAGGCGAGCACTGACCTGGTGAAGACGATTCGAAGCGATCCGAAGAAGTATTTGACGATTCATCTCAAGATCTTCTAG
- a CDS encoding energy transducer TonB — protein MTHRKKAAIVLVWMVGWVAGFGQSTSGPVADAEMAAASLLVGRALFLRGFYLNNELTYDAAGKVRGEPQVGDWTLSAVNVLKVARRGTGEIELDGVRAAARYNPDNHEFERHVLKDEKIQVVVADPGDATRLEAVFAEVFSVGIDPEMQRAMPDYWRHYFNPALAWPQDALDGQTVYPMDGPGDLSKDVIAPKVDHRVEAKFGDPALRDKVKGSVELRVVVDASGVPRRVAIVRPLGYGLDASAVEAVEKWRFAPGMKGGSPVATSMVVEQQFSFANQRP, from the coding sequence ATGACGCATAGAAAAAAAGCGGCGATTGTTTTGGTTTGGATGGTCGGGTGGGTTGCTGGGTTTGGGCAGTCTACGTCGGGGCCGGTCGCGGATGCGGAGATGGCGGCTGCTTCTTTGTTGGTGGGAAGGGCGCTGTTTCTTCGTGGATTTTATTTGAACAACGAGTTGACGTATGACGCTGCAGGAAAGGTTCGTGGAGAGCCTCAGGTGGGTGATTGGACGTTGTCAGCGGTGAATGTTTTGAAGGTGGCGCGGAGAGGGACGGGCGAGATTGAGCTGGATGGGGTTCGCGCTGCGGCTCGATATAACCCGGACAACCATGAGTTTGAGCGGCATGTGTTGAAAGACGAGAAGATTCAGGTGGTGGTCGCTGACCCGGGAGATGCGACAAGGCTGGAGGCTGTGTTTGCAGAGGTTTTTTCGGTTGGGATCGATCCGGAGATGCAGCGGGCGATGCCGGACTACTGGCGGCATTACTTCAACCCGGCGCTGGCGTGGCCGCAGGATGCGTTGGACGGGCAAACTGTGTATCCGATGGATGGGCCGGGGGATCTGTCGAAGGATGTGATTGCGCCTAAGGTGGATCACCGGGTGGAGGCGAAGTTTGGCGATCCGGCGCTACGAGACAAGGTGAAGGGATCGGTTGAGCTGCGGGTGGTGGTGGATGCGAGTGGAGTGCCGCGGAGGGTGGCGATTGTGCGACCGCTGGGGTATGGACTTGATGCCAGCGCGGTGGAGGCAGTGGAGAAGTGGCGATTTGCGCCGGGAATGAAGGGCGGGAGTCCGGTGGCGACAAGCATGGTTGTGGAGCAGCAGTTCAGCTTTGCGAACCAGAGGCCGTAG